Proteins encoded in a region of the Deltaproteobacteria bacterium genome:
- a CDS encoding DUF1573 domain-containing protein, giving the protein MTFGSGAQEETPGTASVSFPEPAYTFDAVFEGTSVSHEFVIRNKGTAILEVKRVEGG; this is encoded by the coding sequence GTGACCTTTGGTTCCGGCGCCCAGGAGGAGACCCCGGGGACAGCGTCGGTCTCCTTCCCTGAACCCGCCTATACCTTCGACGCTGTATTTGAAGGGACGTCTGTTTCGCATGAGTTTGTCATCCGGAACAAAGGGACAGCGATTCTCGAGGTCAAACGGGTTGAGGGAGGGTGA